The following are from one region of the Chloracidobacterium sp. genome:
- a CDS encoding iron-sulfur cluster assembly scaffold protein, producing MSRYPEKMVEIISDLQRTGQVQDANTSGSAVSFVCGSGVTFELEIDQQSKRILDARFSTNGCGFMTAAAELAADRLKNALLSRLGGIDDDFVSGIFRNAIGTEPSDRRQCLAAVNYAIRKALTKYRNSLISEFSGESALLCTCFGLSEEAIVKLVQELEMNDLETLLTVSNAGNGCGSCRLLLQEIIDNRSVI from the coding sequence GTGAGTCGATACCCGGAAAAAATGGTCGAAATAATCTCCGACTTGCAGCGAACCGGCCAAGTTCAAGATGCTAATACAAGCGGATCAGCAGTGAGTTTCGTGTGTGGTTCAGGAGTGACATTCGAACTCGAGATCGATCAACAAAGCAAACGGATATTGGATGCCCGATTCAGTACAAACGGTTGTGGCTTTATGACAGCAGCAGCTGAACTTGCGGCCGATCGACTGAAAAATGCCCTTCTTTCCCGGCTCGGTGGAATTGATGACGATTTTGTTTCGGGGATATTTCGCAACGCGATCGGAACCGAGCCGAGCGATCGAAGGCAGTGCCTGGCCGCGGTCAATTATGCGATTCGCAAGGCGCTAACTAAGTATCGCAATTCGTTGATATCGGAATTTTCAGGTGAGAGTGCATTGTTGTGCACATGTTTCGGCTTAAGCGAAGAGGCGATCGTAAAATTGGTACAAGAGCTGGAGATGAATGACCTCGAAACCCTGCTGACGGTTAGCAACGCGGGAAACGGATGCGGGTCGTGCCGCTTATTACTACAGGAGATAATCGACAACCGATCTGTTATTTAG
- a CDS encoding nuclear transport factor 2 family protein encodes MENTEIVKKAYEYFANGDVAGLLELYTDDIKWQTPIVENAAYSGAREGKNAVAEFFEQLGASEEFSHFAPTEFIAQGDRVVVLGETTATVKATGHSFSTEWVHICTVRDGKISSFKEFFDNAAANKAFLLTAAA; translated from the coding sequence ATGGAAAATACGGAAATAGTAAAAAAGGCGTACGAGTATTTCGCAAATGGCGACGTTGCAGGATTGCTTGAACTTTATACAGACGATATAAAATGGCAGACCCCGATCGTCGAGAATGCGGCATATTCAGGCGCGCGAGAAGGAAAAAACGCGGTGGCCGAATTCTTCGAGCAGTTGGGAGCTAGTGAGGAATTTTCACATTTTGCCCCTACGGAGTTCATCGCACAGGGCGACCGCGTCGTTGTTCTTGGTGAAACGACCGCTACGGTAAAGGCAACCGGGCACAGTTTTTCGACCGAATGGGTCCACATCTGCACGGTCCGGGACGGCAAGATATCGAGCTTCAAGGAGTTTTTCGATAATGCCGCCGCTAACAAAGCGTTTCTGCTAACCGCGGCCGCATGA
- a CDS encoding NUDIX hydrolase produces MNPKIREQISAGGVAVRLDRPLPELAIVLMVPEMRWQLPKGLIDEGESPEQAALREVREEAGINCSIVSPIETIDYWFTVDRDSPPLKIHKYVHFFLMKYLSGDVADHDHEVDEARWVTLDEAMDLLEFESERTVVLKAFRSISTSDLSGNKW; encoded by the coding sequence ATGAATCCGAAGATCCGCGAGCAGATATCAGCGGGTGGAGTGGCCGTCCGCCTGGATCGACCGTTGCCCGAACTTGCGATCGTACTTATGGTTCCCGAAATGCGTTGGCAGTTACCAAAGGGTTTGATCGACGAAGGTGAATCGCCGGAACAGGCCGCATTACGGGAGGTAAGGGAAGAAGCGGGAATCAACTGCTCTATCGTTTCGCCGATCGAGACTATTGATTACTGGTTCACCGTTGACCGCGACAGCCCGCCGCTGAAGATCCATAAGTATGTTCATTTTTTTCTCATGAAGTATTTATCAGGCGATGTCGCCGACCATGATCACGAAGTTGACGAGGCGCGTTGGGTGACTTTAGATGAAGCGATGGATCTGCTGGAATTCGAAAGCGAAAGAACGGTCGTTTTGAAAGCATTCCGATCTATTTCAACATCGGATCTTAGCGGAAACAAATGGTAA
- a CDS encoding HlyC/CorC family transporter: MDDPASLSVFLLFAEASTIVETPSISSIIFSLFVVLFLVLANGFFVASEFALVAVRKSRIEALAAEGNRSAQRVLSMLNNLNAYISATQLGITLSSLGLGWVGEPAVASVLEPFLAQVASITGMAFLASGPILHTISFAIAFSFITFLHIVFGELAPKTAALEISEKVSYFIAVPLQVFYKVFYYPIRLLDWAGTKTARAFGLRPSGDHGSSYSEDEIRQLINASQEKGLLNEDERRLINQVFEFSETTVKEAMIPRTEIVAVSAESTLEEIIKAFRQHGYSRLPVYGESLDDVRGVIHSKDILIYMNRPKTFKIERIIQKPMYVVDTARLEDVLKQMQREKFHFGFVVDEHGGVEGIITLEDLLEEIVGEISDEHDEEVNEQIHEQSDGSFLLEGGLAVRDLNRRLNMNVPVSESYTTVAGFLMAEAGQILNEGDAVKYNGHVFKVEKAAKRRILKVRMEKTSTDRE, translated from the coding sequence ATGGACGATCCTGCCAGTTTATCCGTGTTTCTGCTATTCGCCGAAGCTTCGACGATAGTAGAAACGCCTTCGATATCATCGATAATTTTTAGTCTTTTCGTGGTTCTTTTCCTTGTCCTCGCGAACGGCTTCTTTGTCGCCAGCGAGTTTGCTCTCGTTGCCGTTCGTAAATCGAGGATCGAGGCTTTGGCCGCAGAGGGGAATCGGTCTGCTCAGCGAGTGCTGTCGATGCTGAACAACCTGAATGCGTATATCTCTGCTACGCAATTAGGGATCACTCTTTCATCGCTCGGCCTCGGATGGGTCGGCGAACCGGCCGTTGCCTCTGTCCTGGAACCATTCCTTGCTCAGGTGGCATCTATCACCGGGATGGCGTTTCTTGCTTCTGGACCGATCCTTCATACGATCTCCTTTGCGATCGCATTTTCGTTTATCACATTTTTGCACATTGTTTTCGGAGAACTCGCACCGAAGACCGCGGCCCTCGAAATATCCGAAAAGGTCTCTTATTTCATCGCCGTACCTTTGCAGGTTTTCTATAAGGTTTTCTATTACCCTATTCGTCTATTGGATTGGGCGGGAACGAAAACGGCTCGGGCATTCGGTCTGCGTCCGTCAGGCGATCATGGTTCGAGTTACTCTGAAGACGAGATCAGACAACTCATAAATGCATCGCAGGAAAAGGGATTGCTGAACGAGGATGAGCGGAGGCTCATTAACCAGGTTTTCGAATTCTCAGAGACAACCGTCAAAGAGGCAATGATCCCGCGGACCGAGATCGTGGCGGTTTCGGCTGAATCGACCCTGGAGGAGATCATCAAGGCATTTCGTCAGCATGGCTATTCGAGATTGCCGGTCTATGGCGAATCGCTTGATGATGTCCGCGGCGTCATACACAGCAAAGATATTCTGATCTACATGAATCGTCCGAAGACCTTTAAGATCGAGCGCATCATACAGAAACCGATGTACGTCGTTGATACCGCCCGGCTTGAGGACGTGCTCAAGCAGATGCAGCGGGAAAAGTTCCATTTCGGCTTTGTGGTCGACGAACACGGCGGCGTTGAGGGCATCATTACGTTGGAAGACCTGCTCGAAGAGATTGTCGGCGAGATTTCAGATGAACATGACGAAGAGGTCAACGAACAGATACACGAGCAATCGGATGGCAGTTTTCTGCTTGAGGGCGGCCTTGCCGTTCGCGACCTCAATCGGCGTTTGAACATGAATGTTCCCGTTTCCGAAAGTTACACGACCGTTGCCGGATTTCTCATGGCCGAAGCTGGGCAGATCTTGAACGAGGGCGACGCAGTAAAGTACAACGGACATGTCTTCAAGGTTGAAAAAGCCGCGAAACGGCGCATACTGAAGGTCCGAATGGAAAAGACCTCGACCGATCGGGAATAG
- a CDS encoding thymidine kinase, whose amino-acid sequence MVEEFTFDNTEERRKNRLNGTGWVEVIVGSMFSGKSEELIRRLNRARIARQKVQVFKPRIDARYSVEEIASHSGQKHDSTPVASAAELMSFVLDDTQVIGIDEGQFFDMALIESVNELARSGKRVIVAGLDQDYTGRPFEPMPQLLSIAEFITKTHAICVKCGSTANYSQRTVESDARVEVGAADKYEARCRKCFVPHADAPTLHP is encoded by the coding sequence ATGGTTGAAGAGTTTACTTTCGATAACACAGAGGAACGCAGAAAGAACAGACTGAACGGAACTGGATGGGTTGAAGTCATCGTCGGATCGATGTTTTCAGGTAAATCCGAAGAACTGATCCGGCGATTGAACCGAGCCCGCATCGCTCGCCAAAAAGTTCAGGTGTTCAAACCCAGGATCGATGCAAGATACTCCGTAGAGGAGATCGCATCCCATTCTGGACAAAAACACGATTCAACCCCAGTCGCCTCAGCCGCCGAATTGATGTCTTTCGTATTGGACGACACACAAGTGATCGGGATCGACGAGGGTCAGTTTTTCGATATGGCCTTGATCGAATCGGTTAACGAGCTTGCCCGCAGCGGCAAACGTGTGATCGTTGCCGGTCTCGACCAGGACTATACCGGCAGGCCTTTCGAACCGATGCCCCAGCTTCTATCGATAGCGGAGTTTATCACCAAGACGCATGCGATTTGTGTAAAATGCGGCAGCACCGCCAATTACTCTCAGCGGACGGTCGAATCGGACGCTCGAGTAGAGGTCGGCGCAGCAGACAAGTATGAAGCTCGCTGCCGAAAGTGTTTTGTTCCTCATGCTGATGCGCCAACGCTGCATCCGTAA
- the eno gene encoding phosphopyruvate hydratase, whose protein sequence is MSLIEQVWAREIMDSRGNPTIEAEVILEDGTTGRAAVPSGASTGENEAVELRDGDELRYLGKGVLNAVANVNEKIGPEIEGLDALDQTLVDETMLGLDGTANKSDLGANAILAVSLANARAAASILEIPLYRYIGGANAKTLPVPMMNILNGGAHADNNVDFQEFMVMPVGAESFSEALRMGAEIFHNLKAVLKKLGYSTSVGDEGGFAPNLRSNEEAVETILEAIENAGYNAGENVMLALDPASSEFFVDGEYVFKKSDGRKLSSDEMAAYWADWCDKYPIISIEDGMAENDWDGWKNLTERVGDHVQLVGDDLFVTNVKFLRRGIEERAANSILIKVNQIGTLTETLDAIELARTNKMTAVISHRSGETEDTFIADLAVATNAGQIKTGSLCRSDRIAKYNQLLRIEEDLGESARYPGMSAFYQIGRT, encoded by the coding sequence ATGAGCTTAATTGAACAAGTGTGGGCACGCGAGATCATGGATTCGCGTGGCAACCCGACGATCGAAGCGGAGGTTATTCTTGAAGACGGCACTACGGGTCGTGCCGCAGTACCCAGCGGTGCCTCGACTGGTGAGAACGAAGCCGTCGAACTGCGCGACGGAGACGAACTCCGCTACCTCGGAAAAGGCGTCTTGAATGCGGTTGCGAACGTAAATGAGAAGATAGGACCCGAGATCGAAGGCCTTGATGCGCTCGACCAAACACTTGTCGACGAGACGATGCTTGGGCTTGATGGCACCGCAAACAAGTCAGATCTCGGAGCAAACGCGATCCTGGCCGTTTCGTTAGCAAATGCACGGGCAGCCGCATCGATCCTTGAGATCCCGCTGTACCGCTATATTGGTGGCGCAAATGCAAAAACGCTTCCGGTGCCGATGATGAACATTCTCAATGGCGGTGCGCATGCAGATAACAACGTCGATTTTCAGGAGTTCATGGTCATGCCCGTCGGTGCCGAGAGCTTTTCAGAGGCTCTGAGGATGGGCGCGGAGATTTTTCACAACCTCAAGGCTGTACTGAAAAAGCTCGGCTATTCGACATCGGTTGGTGACGAAGGTGGATTCGCTCCAAACCTGAGATCTAATGAGGAAGCGGTAGAGACGATCCTCGAAGCGATCGAAAATGCAGGATACAATGCCGGTGAAAACGTCATGCTCGCGCTCGACCCTGCATCAAGCGAGTTTTTTGTTGATGGAGAATACGTTTTTAAGAAATCGGACGGCCGGAAATTGTCGTCCGATGAAATGGCAGCTTACTGGGCTGATTGGTGCGACAAGTATCCAATAATCTCGATCGAGGATGGAATGGCCGAGAACGATTGGGACGGTTGGAAGAATCTGACAGAACGGGTTGGTGATCATGTGCAGTTGGTCGGGGATGACCTCTTTGTGACAAACGTGAAGTTCTTGCGTCGCGGTATTGAAGAAAGAGCGGCAAATTCTATCCTGATAAAGGTCAATCAGATCGGAACTCTCACAGAAACACTTGATGCCATCGAACTCGCGCGCACGAACAAAATGACAGCTGTCATCTCTCATCGGTCAGGTGAGACCGAGGATACATTTATCGCGGATCTTGCGGTTGCGACGAACGCTGGACAAATAAAAACGGGCAGTCTCTGCCGCTCTGACCGGATCGCAAAGTACAACCAACTCTTGAGGATCGAAGAAGACCTCGGAGAATCGGCTAGGTATCCCGGCATGTCCGCGTTTTATCAGATTGGTCGAACATGA
- a CDS encoding 2,3-bisphosphoglycerate-independent phosphoglycerate mutase, which produces MTTREIRPTVLIILDGWGVASDSEGNAITRAFTPYYDEICRRYPRTLLNAAGVHVGLAEGVAGNAELGHMNLGAGRVVKTVFSRIQDAVVDGGFFDNSVIRAAIGSAVSRGSKIHLVGLLSDADVHSSMENLYALLRMAKRDGASEAYVHAILDGRDVLPRTADVYTEALEIKIADIGIGKIASLCGRFYAMDSSENWERTARAFTMMVHAEGERASDPVTAVRSSFLRGISDEFISPIVIESSPGVPVATVADGDLVIFFNHRADTMRQLARSIAVPDQGLVTPSAKPRVEAVCLAEYDRAFNLPVAFPPRHERGGLADAFDANSVINFRISETDRFPHVSSFLNCGLEAMSPFEQHIEIPAGDTSNRETEPEMRSFKVTDRLIRKIESDPSAVFIVNYPVPGLIAETGNLDRTIEAAQYIDTCLGGVLEKIREVNGIAVITASHGNAESMIASNGEPDRLATPNPVPFHIIDESSAGVGLRTGGSLQDVAPTLLGILGIQAPEEMTGRDLRR; this is translated from the coding sequence ATGACCACCCGCGAAATCCGACCTACCGTATTGATCATTCTTGATGGCTGGGGCGTGGCCTCTGACTCGGAAGGCAACGCGATCACCCGAGCCTTTACACCGTATTACGACGAGATCTGCAGACGATATCCCCGAACCCTGCTAAACGCGGCCGGCGTCCACGTCGGGCTGGCCGAAGGTGTTGCTGGAAATGCGGAACTCGGCCACATGAATCTAGGAGCGGGCCGCGTCGTCAAGACGGTATTCTCGCGGATCCAGGACGCGGTTGTAGACGGCGGTTTTTTTGACAACAGCGTTATCCGAGCCGCGATCGGCTCGGCGGTATCGCGCGGATCCAAGATCCATCTCGTCGGTCTGCTTAGCGATGCTGACGTCCATTCATCGATGGAAAATCTTTACGCACTTCTACGGATGGCGAAACGCGACGGTGCGTCAGAAGCGTATGTCCATGCGATCCTCGATGGACGTGACGTGTTGCCGCGAACGGCCGATGTATATACCGAAGCACTCGAGATCAAGATCGCTGATATCGGTATCGGAAAGATCGCATCGCTTTGCGGACGGTTCTATGCGATGGACAGCAGCGAAAACTGGGAGCGAACGGCTCGTGCCTTTACGATGATGGTCCATGCTGAGGGCGAGCGAGCATCAGATCCGGTCACCGCCGTTCGAAGTTCATTTCTCCGCGGTATCTCGGACGAATTCATTTCACCGATCGTGATCGAGAGTTCTCCGGGCGTACCGGTAGCAACCGTAGCGGATGGTGATCTTGTGATCTTCTTTAATCATCGCGCCGATACGATGCGTCAACTCGCTCGGTCGATCGCCGTTCCGGACCAAGGGCTGGTCACACCGTCGGCGAAGCCGCGTGTTGAGGCCGTCTGTCTTGCTGAATACGACCGGGCTTTTAACCTCCCGGTCGCGTTCCCTCCACGGCACGAGCGAGGTGGCCTCGCTGACGCGTTCGACGCAAATTCGGTTATCAATTTTCGTATTTCTGAAACTGACCGATTCCCGCATGTCAGCAGCTTTCTTAATTGCGGCCTCGAGGCAATGAGCCCCTTCGAGCAGCATATCGAGATCCCGGCGGGCGATACAAGCAATCGAGAAACGGAACCCGAAATGAGAAGTTTCAAGGTGACCGACCGATTGATCCGAAAGATCGAGTCCGATCCTTCGGCTGTCTTCATTGTCAATTATCCCGTGCCGGGATTAATTGCGGAGACCGGCAATCTCGATCGGACGATTGAAGCAGCCCAGTACATCGATACGTGTCTTGGAGGTGTCTTGGAGAAGATCCGAGAAGTAAATGGTATAGCCGTCATTACCGCCTCACACGGTAATGCTGAATCGATGATCGCATCGAATGGCGAGCCAGATCGGCTTGCGACGCCCAATCCGGTTCCTTTTCACATCATCGACGAATCGAGTGCAGGAGTCGGACTTCGAACTGGCGGTTCTCTCCAGGATGTCGCTCCGACCCTATTAGGCATCCTTGGCATTCAGGCGCCCGAAGAGATGACCGGACGGGACCTTAGGCGTTGA
- a CDS encoding GNAT family N-acetyltransferase: MNVERDGLLISTERSLLQIDSIHRFLSQESYWAAERTKEQTITAIENSICFGIYDGNEQVGFARVVSDCATFAYVGDVYVIGTHRGRGLSKWLMQTIIDHPELQGLRRWILATRDAHGLYSQFDFEPLRFPERWMERTAPNAY, translated from the coding sequence ATGAATGTCGAGCGTGATGGATTGTTGATCAGTACGGAGCGATCATTGCTGCAGATCGATTCCATCCATCGGTTTCTTTCTCAAGAGTCGTATTGGGCTGCGGAACGGACGAAAGAACAGACAATCACTGCGATCGAGAATTCGATCTGTTTTGGTATTTACGATGGAAATGAGCAGGTCGGATTTGCACGAGTCGTCAGCGACTGCGCTACTTTTGCCTACGTCGGGGACGTTTACGTGATCGGAACCCATCGAGGCCGCGGTTTGAGCAAATGGCTGATGCAGACGATCATCGACCACCCTGAGCTTCAGGGATTGCGCCGTTGGATCTTGGCAACTCGTGACGCACATGGACTTTACAGCCAGTTTGACTTCGAACCGCTACGATTTCCCGAACGCTGGATGGAACGAACCGCACCAAACGCATATTAA
- a CDS encoding TlpA family protein disulfide reductase, translating into MKLIQVFISIAALLTIASCRPAASPVTVGNKPISINDVPLKDAPRQPMKPVSEMNWTTFDGKVQKLKDFNGKVVILDFWATYCPPCIEEIPHLIELQTRYGDDLRVIGLHVGGEEDRPKVPEFVERLKITYPLASPEDELTRFVFGDETAIPQTAIFDRNGKLVKKIVGFNEAIKKELDEAVANTVAK; encoded by the coding sequence ATGAAGCTAATCCAAGTTTTTATATCGATTGCCGCCCTTTTGACGATAGCGTCCTGTCGACCTGCGGCGTCGCCGGTGACGGTCGGCAACAAGCCGATCTCGATCAATGACGTTCCGCTCAAAGACGCTCCGCGGCAACCGATGAAACCGGTAAGTGAAATGAATTGGACGACTTTCGATGGAAAGGTCCAAAAGTTGAAAGATTTCAACGGTAAGGTCGTCATTCTCGATTTTTGGGCAACTTATTGTCCGCCGTGTATCGAAGAAATACCGCATTTGATCGAACTTCAAACTCGGTATGGCGATGACCTTCGTGTCATCGGGCTACATGTCGGCGGTGAGGAAGACAGGCCCAAGGTTCCGGAATTTGTCGAGCGGCTGAAGATCACCTATCCGCTTGCGTCGCCTGAGGACGAGTTGACACGCTTTGTTTTTGGTGACGAAACTGCGATCCCTCAAACAGCGATCTTTGACCGGAACGGAAAACTCGTGAAGAAAATTGTCGGGTTCAATGAGGCTATCAAGAAAGAGCTCGATGAAGCCGTTGCTAATACCGTTGCAAAGTAA
- a CDS encoding cation:proton antiporter, translated as MHTPQLFNDLIIIILAALPVAYICLRLKLPLLVGLILTGIAIGPYGLGFIKELEGIELLAEIGVMLLLFTIGLEFSVRKLREMKRLVLIGGGLQVAITTAATAVVSMAFGRTAAQSVVFGFLVALSSTAIVLKSYVDRNEVDSPHGRAAIGILLFQDISIVLMLLMIPILAGKDVVSTASIVINLTVSLLTLTLIVFLAWLVIPRFLKEVIKLRSPEVFLLTIVLLALGLSWVTSQFGLSLALGAFIAGVVLADTDYSHQAAADILPFRDVFNSLFFVSIGMLLSLSAFAANWVNVILLVVGLIAGKALIVWAIVRLLGYPQRVSAMAALGLAQIGEFSFVLAKSGRVAGVLPDADYQNFLAASVISMIATPFVIGYAPLFGSAVQRLFKDGGRHSIENAEAEDIHMTSSGGLQQHVIIVGYGLNGRNLARVLRAIGVPYVVLEVNAEEVRRAKAKGEKINFGDATRREVLRHAGIEKAWALVLAMSDPHAARLTVKQSRRLNEELHIIVRTRYVAEITELLELGADEVIPEEFETSIEIFTRVLHKYGIARNVIESQVERIRKQGYEMLRSPSIVPLKMDDLSVALDAASTETVKVKPGSHVIGQTLGEIDLRGKTGATVIAVLRGNETKISPGAQYELHEADTVVLLGSREKIERAIEFLEPAADPDEHSVGGFNP; from the coding sequence ATGCACACGCCGCAATTATTCAATGACCTGATCATTATCATTCTCGCCGCATTGCCGGTGGCATACATCTGTTTGCGTTTGAAATTGCCGCTGTTGGTCGGCCTGATCTTGACGGGCATTGCCATCGGTCCCTATGGTCTGGGCTTTATAAAGGAACTCGAGGGCATCGAGCTACTTGCCGAAATCGGCGTGATGCTGCTTCTGTTCACGATAGGGCTTGAGTTCTCGGTTCGAAAACTCCGCGAGATGAAGCGGTTGGTCTTGATCGGCGGTGGGTTGCAGGTCGCCATAACAACCGCGGCGACGGCGGTCGTTTCGATGGCATTCGGCCGAACAGCAGCACAGTCGGTGGTTTTCGGCTTTCTGGTTGCGCTTTCCAGCACGGCGATCGTCTTGAAGAGCTACGTTGACAGGAATGAAGTCGATTCTCCGCACGGGCGCGCCGCGATCGGTATTCTCCTATTTCAAGATATCAGCATCGTGTTGATGCTTCTGATGATACCGATACTCGCCGGAAAGGACGTCGTTTCCACCGCTTCGATCGTGATCAACCTGACGGTCTCGCTGCTGACACTGACGTTGATCGTGTTCCTGGCATGGCTGGTCATACCGCGTTTCCTGAAAGAAGTGATAAAGCTCCGTAGCCCGGAGGTCTTTCTGCTGACGATCGTACTCCTCGCCCTCGGACTTTCCTGGGTGACGTCGCAGTTCGGCCTCTCGCTGGCACTCGGCGCGTTCATCGCCGGCGTTGTGCTCGCCGATACAGATTACAGCCATCAGGCCGCTGCTGATATCCTTCCGTTTCGAGATGTCTTCAACAGCCTGTTTTTTGTTTCGATCGGGATGCTGCTATCGCTTTCGGCATTTGCTGCGAACTGGGTAAATGTGATCCTGTTGGTAGTCGGTCTGATCGCCGGAAAGGCCTTGATCGTTTGGGCGATAGTCAGGTTGCTCGGTTACCCGCAGCGTGTCTCGGCGATGGCAGCACTCGGGCTTGCTCAGATCGGAGAATTTTCGTTCGTATTGGCGAAATCAGGCCGCGTTGCCGGGGTGTTGCCCGACGCAGATTATCAGAACTTTTTAGCGGCCTCTGTGATCTCGATGATCGCAACTCCTTTCGTGATCGGTTACGCTCCGCTTTTCGGGTCGGCGGTTCAGCGTCTTTTTAAGGATGGCGGCCGGCATTCGATCGAAAATGCCGAAGCCGAAGACATTCATATGACGTCCAGCGGCGGATTGCAGCAGCACGTTATCATCGTCGGTTATGGTCTGAACGGAAGAAACCTGGCTCGTGTACTGAGGGCTATCGGCGTGCCCTACGTTGTTCTCGAAGTGAATGCCGAAGAGGTTCGGCGGGCAAAAGCAAAAGGCGAAAAGATAAACTTTGGCGATGCGACAAGACGCGAAGTTTTGCGTCATGCCGGGATCGAAAAAGCATGGGCACTGGTGTTGGCAATGTCCGATCCTCATGCGGCGAGACTAACCGTAAAACAATCACGCCGCTTAAATGAGGAACTTCATATCATCGTGCGGACCCGATATGTCGCTGAGATCACAGAACTGCTCGAACTTGGAGCCGATGAAGTGATTCCCGAGGAATTTGAGACCAGCATTGAGATATTCACACGGGTTCTCCATAAATATGGAATTGCTCGAAATGTGATCGAGAGTCAGGTTGAGAGAATTCGCAAGCAAGGTTATGAAATGCTTCGTTCGCCTTCGATCGTTCCGTTGAAAATGGATGACCTAAGCGTCGCTCTTGATGCTGCAAGCACCGAGACCGTAAAGGTAAAGCCCGGTTCGCATGTCATAGGCCAGACTCTTGGAGAGATCGATCTGCGAGGAAAAACCGGTGCGACCGTCATCGCCGTTCTTCGCGGGAACGAGACCAAGATAAGTCCGGGTGCACAATACGAACTACATGAAGCGGATACCGTCGTTTTGCTTGGCTCCCGCGAAAAGATCGAGCGTGCGATCGAGTTTTTGGAACCGGCGGCAGATCCGGACGAACACTCGGTCGGCGGTTTTAATCCATAA